The following proteins come from a genomic window of Sander vitreus isolate 19-12246 chromosome 14, sanVit1, whole genome shotgun sequence:
- the clptm1l gene encoding lipid scramblase CLPTM1L, producing the protein MFLKTSFTTVIVGVFVVYVLHTCWVMYGIVYTKPCDSPKGDNCITPFLAGDPKLQLSIYTALQPNAEGGHTLIYKEEKFDVNSKFERIVNVSLPKKTRNNGTLYALIFVHQAGVTPWQDPQQVHLVAQLTTYMVPKLPEISLISGEDQTQGQKEEAQQKRRDGNPTAGGGAGPTSKADHPVSHWRTRLTLNIVGDHFLFDREYLPSDVHRYLRVFQNGKKMVYLPLLFVDELSNRVKDLVEINSTSIELPLTISYDSISLGRLRFWIHMQDAVFSLQQFGFTEKDADEIKGIFVDTNLYFLALTFFVAAFHLLFDFLAFKNDISFWKQKKSMVGMSSKAVLWRCFSTIVIFLYLFDEQTSLLVLIPAGVGSIIEVWKVKKALKIQVFWKGGKPTFLYGKSDESERRTEEYDTLAMKYLSYLLYPLCIGGAVYALIFLRYKSWYSWLINSLVNGVYAFGFLFMLPQLFVNYKLKSVAHLPWKAFTYKAFNTFIDDVFAFIITMPTSHRLACFRDDVVFLIYLYQKWLYPVDKTRVNEYGISYDEKPKGKTHKD; encoded by the exons ATGTTCCTGAAAACATCTTTCACCACTGTGATTGTGGGGGTGTTTGTGGTGTACGTGCTCCACACCTGCTGGGTGATGTACGGGATAGTGTACACTAAACCCTGCGACAGCCCCAAAGGTGACAACTGTATCACACCCTTCTTGGCAGGGGACCCAAAACTACAG TTGAGTATCTACACTGCACTGCAGCCCAATGCAGAGGGAGGACATACTTTGATCTACAAAGAGGAAAAATTTGATGTCAACAGCAAGTTTGAGAG GATAGTAAATGTCTCCCTCCCTAAGAAGACCCGCAACAATGGAACTTTATATGCGCTAATATTTGTCCATCAAGCTGGCGTCACTCCGTGGCAGGATCCACAACAGGTCCACTTGGTGGCTCAGCTTACCACATACATGGTCCCTAAACTGCCTGAAATCTCTTTGATATCTGGCGAGGATCAAACACAG GGTCAGAAAGAAGAAGCCCAGCAGAAGAGACGTGATGGTAACCCTACGGCAGGGGGTGGAGCTGGTCCCACTTCCAAGGCCGACCACCCAGTTTCTCACTGGCGCACTCGCCTGACACTCAACATTGTCGGCGACCACTTCCtgtttgacagagaatacctgcCTAGTGATGTCCACAGATACCTCAGAGT aTTCCAAAATGGTAAGAAGATGGTTTATCTACCTCTGCTGTTTGTTGATGAGCTCAGCAACCGGGTCAAGGACCTTGTG gaGATCAACAGTACCTCCATCGAGCTCCCCCTGACCATCTCCTATGACTCTATCTCTCTGGGGAGGCTACGATTCTGGATCCACATGCAAGACGCGGTTTTCTCTCTGCAACAGTTCG GTTTCACAGAAAAGGATGCTGATGAGATTAAAGGAATCTTCGTGGACACCAACCTGTACTTCCTGGCTCTGACCTTCTTTGTAGCTGCCTTCCAT CTCCTCTTTGACTTCCTGGCATTCAAGAATGACATCAGCTTCTGGAAGCAGAAGAAAAGCATGGTGGGAATGTCCAGCAAAGCAG TGCTGTGGCGTTGTTTCAGCACCATAGTGATTTTCCTCTATTTGTTTGACGAGCAGACCAGTCTGCTTGTCCTCATACCTGCTGGCGTCGGCTCTATCATTGAA GTATGGAAAGTGAAGAAGGCCTTGAAGATTCAGGTTTTCTGGAAAGGAGGCAAACCAACattcctg TATGGGAAATCAGATGAATcggagaggaggacagaggagtACGATACTCTG GCCATGAAGTATCTCTCATACCTCCTTTACCCGTTGTGTATCGGAGGGGCGGTGTATGCTCTAATATTCCTACGATATAAGAG ttgGTACTCATGGTTGATCAACAGTTTGGTTAATG GTGTATATGCCTTTGGCTTCCTCTTCATGCTTCCTCAACTGTTTGTCAACTATAAG CTGAAATCTGTGGCCCACCTGCCCTGGAAAGCCTTTACGTACAAG GCATTCAATACCTTCATCGACGATGTGTTTGCCTTCATCATCACCATGCCAACGTCCCACAGACTGGCCTGTTTCAGGGACGATGTGGTGTTTCTCATTTACCTCTACCAGAAatg GCTCTACCCAGTGGACAAAACGAGAGTAAATGAATACGGAATTTCTTACGACGAAAAACCCAAAGGAAAGACTCACAAGGACTAG